In a single window of the Ignavibacteria bacterium genome:
- a CDS encoding 2-C-methyl-D-erythritol 2,4-cyclodiphosphate synthase, with product MRIGFGYDVHRLVKGRKLILGGVTIPHKKGLLGHSDADVMLHALCDAILGAAGLRDIGHYFSNKDVKWKNISSLVLLAECLKLIKKQKLKIGNIDITVILEEPKISPYIDQMKKNIAGTLGIRSTQISIKSTTAEGLGFIGKKQGCSAYAVCLLK from the coding sequence ATGAGGATAGGCTTTGGTTACGACGTTCACAGGCTTGTAAAAGGCAGGAAACTGATCCTTGGAGGGGTTACGATTCCGCATAAAAAAGGACTGCTGGGACACTCAGATGCGGATGTGATGCTGCATGCATTATGTGACGCAATTTTAGGCGCAGCAGGTCTGAGAGATATCGGGCATTATTTCAGCAATAAGGATGTTAAATGGAAAAATATATCAAGCCTGGTTTTACTAGCAGAATGCCTAAAGCTGATTAAAAAACAAAAGCTGAAAATTGGCAATATTGATATTACGGTGATACTGGAGGAGCCAAAGATAAGTCCATATATTGACCAGATGAAAAAGAATATAGCCGGGACACTTGGTATTAGGTCAACTCAAATTTCCATTAAATCTACAACTGCCGAAGGCCTGGGTTTTATCGGTAAAAAACAGGGGTGTTCAGCGTATGCTGTTTGCCTTTTGAAATAA
- the lnt gene encoding apolipoprotein N-acyltransferase: protein MNILPNNPKLRALLLCILSGAFLGLSFPPFKTWFFVYFGLMILLYLVLSASRFRHALGRAYVVMLVFNEITLYWISGWHSDDTFLKIGGVATVIVHSFFMLIPVLITYGVSRIKKELALVLFPFIWVGYEYFDNVWQFAFPWLELGNTETYNLSRIQIAEIAGVHGLTFMICLISALLYYIISKIYRMQWKVLSVKTVPLYMLILILLLIPNFYSIYRLDGTDNTGYFNLSDSTKVVNTAIVQTNTDPFKKWGGKHEEIIDTYINGLHEGLKFNPDMLVLHETATPYYFLEDINLLKSKRFFDLADSTGKYILMGIPHKYYYPDSVIPPPDHRVTDGSKRKFDVFNSAILIEPNKHFRNFTIHKKVKLVPFSERMPYQEKVPFAKKWFTWGVGISGWQLGNDMNLFELKDKEKNIDTRFAALICYESVFSEFFSEFSKAGAEYFVIVTNDGWWGDNAGPEQHNQYAVLRAVENRKWIVRCAQTGVSCFIDPLGNIYDPISYWKEGVIDRNIIANTEKTFYVQHGDIIGVTGFYAGILSLAGSIIFYAYKRKLRSKA from the coding sequence TTGAATATACTGCCCAACAACCCGAAATTAAGAGCTTTATTATTATGTATTTTAAGCGGAGCATTTCTCGGGCTTTCATTCCCTCCGTTTAAAACATGGTTCTTTGTTTACTTCGGGTTAATGATATTGTTATATCTGGTATTGAGCGCATCAAGATTCCGTCACGCTTTGGGCAGAGCATATGTAGTTATGCTGGTTTTCAATGAAATAACCCTTTACTGGATATCAGGCTGGCACAGTGATGACACATTCCTTAAGATAGGCGGAGTTGCTACTGTTATTGTACATTCATTTTTCATGCTTATACCGGTATTAATAACATACGGGGTATCAAGAATAAAAAAAGAGCTGGCACTGGTTTTATTCCCGTTTATATGGGTAGGTTATGAATACTTCGATAATGTCTGGCAATTTGCCTTCCCCTGGCTTGAGCTGGGGAACACTGAAACGTATAATTTAAGCAGGATCCAGATAGCGGAAATTGCGGGAGTACACGGTCTAACTTTTATGATATGTTTGATTTCCGCTTTGCTTTATTATATAATTTCCAAAATTTACCGGATGCAATGGAAAGTTCTTTCGGTTAAAACCGTTCCGCTTTACATGCTGATATTGATACTGTTATTAATCCCGAACTTTTACTCTATTTACAGGCTGGATGGAACTGATAATACCGGTTATTTTAATTTAAGTGACAGTACAAAGGTAGTAAATACAGCTATTGTTCAGACAAATACAGACCCTTTTAAGAAATGGGGCGGGAAACATGAAGAGATAATAGATACTTATATAAACGGTTTACATGAAGGTTTGAAATTCAACCCTGATATGCTTGTGCTTCACGAAACAGCAACACCGTATTATTTCCTTGAGGATATAAACCTCCTGAAATCAAAACGATTTTTTGACCTTGCAGATTCAACCGGTAAATATATATTAATGGGTATTCCGCATAAGTATTATTACCCTGACTCTGTCATTCCTCCTCCGGATCACAGAGTAACCGACGGTTCAAAAAGGAAATTTGATGTTTTCAATTCCGCAATTTTAATAGAGCCTAATAAACATTTCAGAAATTTTACTATTCATAAAAAGGTTAAGCTGGTTCCCTTCAGCGAAAGAATGCCTTACCAGGAAAAAGTACCGTTCGCAAAAAAATGGTTTACATGGGGTGTTGGTATCAGCGGCTGGCAGCTGGGAAATGATATGAACCTGTTTGAGCTTAAGGATAAGGAAAAGAATATTGATACGAGATTTGCAGCTTTGATATGTTATGAATCTGTATTCAGTGAATTTTTCTCGGAGTTCTCCAAAGCAGGCGCTGAATATTTTGTGATTGTCACCAATGATGGCTGGTGGGGTGATAATGCGGGACCTGAACAGCATAATCAATATGCTGTATTAAGAGCTGTTGAAAACAGAAAATGGATCGTTCGCTGCGCGCAAACGGGGGTTTCATGCTTTATTGATCCACTTGGTAATATTTACGACCCAATTTCCTACTGGAAAGAAGGTGTTATTGACAGAAATATAATCGCCAATACAGAAAAAACTTTCTATGTACAACACGGAGATATAATAGGCGTAACGGGATTTTATGCCGGCATATTAAGCTTAGCCGGCTCTATAATTTTTTATGCGTATAAAAGGAAACTTAGGAGCAAAGCCTGA
- a CDS encoding SPOR domain-containing protein has product MIKQEIIEKISKYFKLTNFEAEKIYDDIFAGIIKGVKEENIADVTNLGEFIIKYNSGDENDKKTVEFLPTLSLEEEINQRAFEENRQFEPEKITSTEAQEKISETPVVKPITENPVIFKPAENEQFSSSNDMKPEDKENLSVEDEIRRKREEILNKITTPKVEQKSTEKETFSAPVVPPVVIPPVNEAETFKVNETSEIISEKTEEIKKTAEEISSKTDILSTKAEELNNKTEELKSNLKDTEKEVEEVTEKSFSDYFTEVSNEEKKFSGEINKTNIPPVPPVIESNVIPPVETVIPPSAVELHNLITGDQGKTNEYQTTITPMPFANGNGNGNGNGNGDGYEHKLQDNSYYIWYKDSEPNTTDTQTMSYEYELLYQATKEAEYKSKLRIYVTTFIMFFSIVLILLIFSPVIYKYFFTPSEENTEEVQQETSQTEEPQNTAHNNNQASVNSLDNQQPTQQQPVEQQNTAPQNTTQEQPKQEQPTQQQPVTQQPVQQNTQQEAPKQEQPKQETTGQPNSNPNVPGVTKSSMGWLDDYNKVIYIQLDNGKFTIQESAWDSDAKANKRISAVGGLIPGLKGNVVKVDLGSKGTWFRARFGEFASIEEARKKAEELRTKEKGRLQALLLSFLLYA; this is encoded by the coding sequence ATGATAAAACAGGAAATAATAGAAAAGATCAGCAAGTATTTTAAGCTCACAAACTTTGAGGCTGAAAAGATATATGACGATATCTTTGCCGGAATTATAAAAGGAGTAAAAGAAGAAAATATTGCTGATGTAACAAACCTGGGTGAGTTTATCATTAAGTATAACAGCGGTGATGAGAATGATAAAAAGACTGTCGAATTCCTTCCGACACTTTCACTTGAAGAAGAAATAAATCAGCGTGCATTTGAAGAGAACAGACAATTTGAACCTGAAAAGATTACTTCAACTGAAGCACAGGAAAAGATATCTGAAACGCCGGTTGTTAAGCCAATTACTGAAAATCCTGTAATTTTTAAACCTGCTGAAAATGAACAGTTCAGCTCTTCAAACGATATGAAACCTGAAGATAAAGAGAATTTATCAGTAGAAGATGAGATCAGACGCAAAAGGGAAGAGATCCTTAATAAAATAACAACACCCAAAGTAGAACAAAAATCAACAGAAAAAGAAACTTTTTCTGCTCCTGTAGTTCCCCCGGTCGTTATTCCTCCGGTAAATGAGGCAGAAACATTTAAAGTTAACGAAACTTCTGAGATCATATCAGAAAAAACCGAAGAAATCAAAAAAACCGCTGAAGAGATATCTTCAAAGACGGATATTTTAAGCACTAAAGCAGAAGAATTGAATAATAAGACTGAAGAATTGAAATCAAACTTAAAAGATACTGAAAAAGAAGTTGAAGAAGTGACTGAAAAGTCATTTTCTGATTATTTCACGGAAGTATCCAATGAAGAGAAAAAATTCTCGGGTGAGATCAATAAAACCAATATTCCGCCGGTTCCACCGGTTATTGAAAGTAACGTGATCCCCCCGGTTGAGACAGTTATTCCGCCAAGTGCTGTAGAGCTGCATAACCTGATAACAGGCGACCAGGGTAAAACCAACGAGTATCAGACCACAATTACCCCGATGCCATTTGCTAACGGAAACGGCAATGGTAACGGCAACGGTAATGGTGATGGCTATGAACATAAGCTTCAGGATAATTCATATTACATATGGTATAAAGATAGCGAACCTAATACGACAGATACTCAGACAATGTCATATGAGTATGAGCTGTTATACCAGGCTACCAAAGAAGCTGAATATAAGTCAAAGCTGAGAATATATGTAACAACCTTTATTATGTTCTTCTCAATTGTACTCATATTGCTCATATTTTCACCGGTAATCTATAAATATTTCTTTACACCTTCAGAAGAAAATACTGAAGAAGTACAGCAGGAAACCAGTCAAACTGAAGAACCTCAGAATACTGCTCATAATAATAATCAGGCTTCTGTTAATTCGCTTGATAACCAGCAGCCAACACAGCAGCAGCCGGTTGAACAGCAAAACACTGCTCCGCAGAACACTACCCAGGAACAGCCTAAACAGGAACAGCCAACTCAGCAGCAGCCTGTTACCCAGCAGCCTGTTCAGCAAAATACACAACAGGAAGCTCCAAAACAGGAACAGCCTAAACAGGAAACAACCGGTCAGCCAAATTCAAATCCAAACGTCCCCGGAGTTACAAAAAGCTCAATGGGCTGGCTTGATGATTATAATAAAGTTATATATATTCAGCTTGATAATGGCAAGTTCACCATACAGGAATCTGCATGGGATTCTGATGCAAAAGCCAATAAACGTATCAGCGCTGTTGGCGGCTTAATCCCCGGGTTAAAGGGTAATGTTGTTAAAGTTGATCTTGGTTCAAAAGGAACATGGTTCAGGGCCAGGTTTGGTGAGTTTGCTTCAATTGAAGAGGCAAGAAAAAAAGCTGAGGAATTAAGAACTAAGGAAAAAGGAAGGCTTCAGGCTTTGCTCCTAAGTTTCCTTTTATACGCATAA
- a CDS encoding HU family DNA-binding protein: MTTIDLINKLAVDHNITTGRAEMILSILVERLVEKLKKDGEVSITNFGTFTIKRKEADSSSFMKLNEPIPMAKNHVTFFPDRIFLDTINSR, translated from the coding sequence ATGACAACAATTGATCTGATAAACAAACTGGCAGTAGATCATAACATAACAACCGGGCGCGCGGAAATGATACTCAGCATTCTGGTTGAAAGGCTGGTTGAAAAGCTTAAAAAAGACGGTGAAGTAAGCATAACCAATTTCGGTACTTTCACAATAAAAAGAAAAGAAGCAGATTCATCATCTTTTATGAAGCTGAACGAACCGATCCCAATGGCTAAAAACCATGTTACTTTCTTTCCTGACAGAATATTTCTTGACACAATAAATTCTCGTTAA
- the lptC gene encoding LPS export ABC transporter periplasmic protein LptC, producing MFKQIIYFIVLSGALLAAGGCSGDNKIEPPRINLTSTDSIPSQESFNTTVTFSDSGKVKAVLTAGRIRIFSKFNYTLIDSNAKVDFYKDGVYSSTLTGRRGKIYDATKDVEVYEDVKLVSTDGSVLTTNKLYWVNKTQRIKSDEFVHITTKTEDIQGYGFEADQNLKNYVIYKVSGQVQK from the coding sequence TTGTTTAAACAAATTATTTATTTTATTGTCTTATCCGGAGCTTTACTCGCAGCCGGAGGCTGCTCAGGTGATAATAAAATTGAGCCTCCCCGGATAAATTTAACATCAACCGATAGTATCCCTTCACAGGAAAGCTTTAATACCACAGTTACTTTTTCTGATTCAGGCAAAGTTAAAGCTGTTTTAACTGCCGGCAGGATAAGGATCTTTTCTAAATTCAACTATACGCTGATTGACAGTAATGCAAAAGTGGATTTTTACAAAGATGGTGTTTACAGCTCAACTTTAACAGGCAGGCGCGGTAAAATTTATGATGCGACTAAAGATGTTGAAGTATATGAAGATGTTAAGCTCGTTTCTACTGATGGCTCTGTGCTTACAACAAATAAGCTATATTGGGTGAATAAAACCCAGCGGATAAAATCCGATGAGTTCGTTCATATTACAACTAAAACCGAAGATATCCAGGGATACGGTTTTGAAGCGGATCAAAACCTGAAAAATTATGTTATTTATAAAGTGAGCGGGCAGGTCCAGAAATAA
- a CDS encoding KpsF/GutQ family sugar-phosphate isomerase produces the protein MKNKAISDAKRVIQIERKALSLLEKRLNGTFSEAVEIIYKCKGRVIVTGLGKSGIIAQKIVATLNSTGTPSIFLHSADSVHGDLGIIRRGDVVICISKSGDTYELIQLLLAINQFGVKVISIVGDVDSKLKDLSDVVIDASVEQEACPYNLAPTTSTTAALVIGDALAIALLKKKEFTKEEFAMLHPGGILGRKLLLRVSDLMVSDQQIPRVKENALFKDVVFEISSKRLGCTCVIDKTGRLKGIITDGDIRRTLQKYENVADIKAKDIMNTSPKLINENMLGETALELMEKYTITQLIITDKKKMPTGVVHMHDLVKAGLG, from the coding sequence GTGAAAAATAAAGCTATATCCGATGCGAAGCGTGTGATACAGATTGAACGTAAAGCATTAAGCCTTCTCGAAAAAAGACTCAACGGAACATTTTCTGAAGCGGTTGAAATAATTTATAAATGCAAAGGCAGGGTAATCGTTACCGGGTTGGGCAAATCAGGTATAATTGCGCAGAAAATTGTTGCAACCTTAAACTCTACAGGTACCCCTTCAATTTTTCTGCATTCAGCTGATTCTGTTCATGGTGATCTTGGTATAATACGCCGCGGTGATGTTGTAATTTGTATCTCAAAATCAGGTGATACTTATGAGCTTATTCAGCTTCTGCTGGCTATTAACCAGTTCGGTGTTAAGGTTATTTCAATAGTCGGTGATGTTGATTCAAAACTAAAAGATCTTTCCGATGTTGTTATAGATGCTTCCGTGGAACAGGAAGCATGTCCGTATAATCTCGCGCCTACTACATCAACAACTGCAGCGTTAGTCATAGGCGATGCATTGGCTATTGCGCTGCTTAAGAAAAAGGAATTTACCAAGGAAGAGTTCGCTATGCTTCACCCCGGGGGAATTCTCGGAAGAAAGCTTCTGCTCAGGGTAAGTGATCTTATGGTAAGTGACCAGCAAATTCCCAGGGTTAAAGAAAATGCACTGTTCAAGGATGTAGTTTTTGAAATTTCATCAAAAAGGCTGGGATGTACCTGTGTAATTGATAAAACCGGCAGGCTAAAAGGCATAATAACGGATGGTGATATCAGAAGAACTCTGCAGAAATATGAGAATGTTGCCGATATTAAAGCGAAGGATATTATGAATACTTCACCCAAGCTGATTAATGAAAATATGCTGGGTGAAACTGCCCTTGAGCTTATGGAAAAATATACAATTACACAGCTTATAATTACCGATAAGAAAAAAATGCCTACAGGAGTTGTGCATATGCATGACCTTGTTAAGGCGGGTTTGGGATAG
- the rlmD gene encoding 23S rRNA (uracil(1939)-C(5))-methyltransferase RlmD: protein MENLKKDDIIEVTIDDIGAESSGIGRYNGEYVVFVPKTVPGDKVKARIKKKKKKYAETELIEVIEPSPFRITPECEYFGTCNGCKMQHIEYAKQLEVKQNIVKNAFERIGGFENVVIPSVMGSDNIYFYRNKLEFSFSNDRWLTKEDMQAENIDKSFAVGYHIPGFIEKILDIKACYLQSVVTNKILNLTRDFFKSKGTTIYTTKSHSGYLRFLTVRRSVYNNGLMVNLITYDDNPELINEYSAVIQKEIPEVTTLVNSLTQSKAQVALADNFNIIYGSGYIEEKIGGCRFKITPNTFFQTNSKQCEKLFAAAAVIADFTKEENVLDLYCGCGAISLYISDKVNSVHGVELSNESIDMAGENAELNGVNNCTFEAMDVKDYLEKLIGDTKEIRFDTVILDPPRSGIHPKAAEYLLNYEARKIIYVSCNPATQARDTALLKGKYNIGEIQPVDMFPHTFHIENIVRLDLK, encoded by the coding sequence TTGGAAAATCTGAAAAAAGACGATATTATAGAGGTAACAATTGATGATATTGGGGCAGAATCAAGCGGAATAGGCAGATATAACGGCGAATATGTGGTTTTTGTACCTAAAACTGTACCGGGTGATAAAGTAAAGGCAAGGATAAAAAAGAAAAAAAAGAAATATGCAGAAACTGAGTTAATTGAAGTAATAGAGCCTTCACCGTTCAGGATCACGCCTGAATGTGAATACTTCGGGACCTGCAACGGCTGCAAAATGCAGCATATTGAATATGCGAAACAGCTTGAAGTTAAACAGAACATCGTAAAAAATGCTTTTGAAAGAATCGGCGGATTTGAAAATGTTGTAATTCCTTCTGTAATGGGTTCTGATAATATTTATTTTTACCGCAATAAGCTGGAGTTTTCATTTTCTAACGACAGGTGGCTAACAAAGGAAGATATGCAGGCTGAGAATATCGATAAAAGCTTTGCAGTGGGCTATCATATACCCGGATTCATAGAAAAAATACTTGATATCAAAGCATGTTACCTGCAGTCTGTTGTAACAAACAAAATCCTTAACCTGACGAGAGATTTTTTTAAGTCAAAAGGCACTACAATATATACCACTAAATCACACAGCGGGTATTTAAGATTTTTAACCGTAAGAAGATCCGTTTATAACAACGGGTTAATGGTAAATCTAATAACGTATGATGATAACCCGGAACTGATCAATGAATATAGTGCCGTAATACAAAAGGAAATACCGGAAGTAACGACCCTGGTCAATTCACTAACACAATCCAAAGCGCAGGTAGCGCTGGCTGATAACTTTAATATTATTTACGGTTCCGGTTATATTGAAGAAAAAATTGGCGGCTGCAGATTTAAAATTACACCCAATACATTTTTCCAGACAAATTCAAAACAGTGTGAAAAGCTTTTTGCAGCAGCCGCTGTTATTGCAGATTTTACAAAAGAGGAAAATGTCCTGGACCTGTACTGCGGCTGCGGAGCTATATCCCTGTATATTTCAGATAAGGTTAATTCAGTTCACGGAGTTGAATTAAGCAATGAATCAATTGATATGGCAGGTGAAAATGCTGAATTGAACGGTGTTAATAACTGCACATTTGAAGCAATGGATGTTAAGGATTACCTTGAGAAGCTGATTGGCGATACAAAAGAAATCAGATTTGATACTGTAATTCTTGACCCGCCAAGAAGCGGTATTCACCCTAAAGCAGCGGAATACCTGCTGAATTACGAAGCGAGGAAGATAATCTATGTTTCCTGCAACCCGGCAACTCAAGCCAGGGATACAGCACTGCTAAAGGGAAAGTACAATATCGGCGAAATTCAGCCTGTTGATATGTTTCCGCATACATTTCACATTGAAAATATTGTAAGGCTGGATTTGAAGTAG
- a CDS encoding DinB family protein, giving the protein MTNEKTQTLIKAYQMARNLSNYYISKMESIDIHKVYEVNGVKMNSAYWILAHLVWTEHFLVIEGIGGESLGIEWLNDYGFGSVPDEIKNQPSIEEVRKRFEEVHTKAMDILNSMTDELMEAENNIEANFGGSKDKFHVLMHAIRHEPMHIGQLSWILKINGIKLT; this is encoded by the coding sequence ATGACAAACGAAAAAACACAAACACTGATAAAAGCTTACCAAATGGCACGTAATCTTTCGAACTATTATATTTCTAAAATGGAATCAATAGATATCCATAAAGTTTACGAAGTAAACGGTGTGAAAATGAACAGCGCTTACTGGATACTCGCTCACCTGGTATGGACAGAACACTTCCTGGTAATTGAAGGTATTGGAGGCGAAAGCCTTGGTATTGAATGGCTGAATGATTACGGGTTTGGTTCAGTACCGGATGAAATTAAAAATCAGCCTTCTATTGAAGAAGTAAGGAAAAGGTTTGAAGAAGTACACACAAAAGCAATGGATATACTTAACAGTATGACAGATGAGCTGATGGAGGCTGAAAATAATATAGAAGCAAATTTTGGAGGCAGCAAGGATAAATTCCACGTGCTTATGCATGCCATAAGGCATGAACCGATGCATATCGGGCAGCTTAGCTGGATTTTAAAGATAAACGGTATTAAGCTAACATAG
- a CDS encoding 2-oxoacid:acceptor oxidoreductase family protein, with amino-acid sequence MNTIEQCSYMTHGAVMPFCKGCGHSNILKKLNDALGLLQIDPHDVCLVTDIGCIGLADALFDKVHTVHTTHGRSTGFATGIAVADKVLASGKLKTIVLIGDGGSMIGLLHIVNAALMNVDVTVIVANNFLFGMTGGQTSSLTPEHFNTITSPFGSMNPSLDICSIADASKAGFIARKTATDKDLTETISNAIAFNGFSIVEVLELCTEHGTKRNDIKGNMLVKMAEEEGHTVGQIKNSDSRAEFSKKYHTDVHAHKGEIKALKYINPAYEHTLKFPKEIIISGSAGERVQSTAAMFAEAALMCGLEVTQKNDNPVTQGSGFSLSEVIISPGEINFTGVSSADFVVAVSENGLKEIKAQDIFNRINEKTIFIIDESLNIEKKGLNIITLPLRRLCGGDKAAIGAVDYILMHYDILDHNAFKLLLEKRFGTYDKIFKEEFYKL; translated from the coding sequence ATGAATACAATAGAGCAGTGTTCTTATATGACTCACGGTGCAGTAATGCCTTTTTGCAAAGGCTGCGGGCACTCAAATATCCTGAAAAAATTAAATGACGCGCTGGGACTATTACAGATTGATCCGCATGATGTTTGTCTTGTAACCGATATAGGCTGTATCGGACTTGCAGATGCGCTGTTTGATAAAGTGCATACAGTACACACTACACACGGAAGGTCAACAGGTTTTGCTACAGGCATTGCCGTTGCTGATAAAGTATTGGCATCAGGTAAGCTTAAAACTATAGTCCTTATCGGTGATGGCGGCTCAATGATAGGATTGCTCCATATCGTAAATGCTGCGCTTATGAATGTGGATGTAACTGTAATTGTTGCCAATAATTTCCTGTTCGGTATGACAGGAGGGCAAACCTCATCGCTCACACCTGAACACTTCAATACAATAACATCTCCGTTCGGCAGTATGAATCCTTCGCTTGATATTTGCAGCATTGCAGATGCATCAAAAGCAGGCTTCATTGCGCGTAAAACCGCTACTGATAAGGACCTCACAGAAACAATCAGCAATGCAATTGCTTTTAACGGATTTTCAATTGTTGAAGTTCTTGAACTGTGCACAGAACACGGCACTAAACGCAATGATATAAAAGGCAATATGCTTGTTAAAATGGCTGAAGAAGAAGGACATACAGTCGGGCAGATCAAGAATTCAGATTCCAGGGCTGAGTTCAGTAAAAAATATCATACAGATGTGCATGCGCATAAAGGAGAAATTAAGGCTTTAAAATATATTAATCCTGCTTATGAGCATACATTGAAATTTCCAAAGGAGATCATAATATCAGGAAGCGCCGGTGAAAGGGTGCAGTCAACAGCAGCTATGTTTGCCGAAGCCGCACTGATGTGCGGACTTGAAGTGACGCAAAAGAATGATAACCCTGTTACTCAAGGCTCAGGATTTTCATTAAGTGAAGTAATTATTTCACCCGGTGAAATTAATTTCACGGGAGTATCTTCTGCGGATTTCGTTGTAGCGGTATCTGAAAACGGCTTAAAAGAAATTAAAGCCCAGGATATTTTTAACAGGATTAATGAAAAAACAATTTTTATTATTGATGAATCTTTAAATATTGAAAAAAAAGGTCTGAATATCATTACTCTTCCGCTTCGCAGGCTTTGCGGCGGCGATAAAGCGGCCATAGGTGCCGTTGATTATATATTGATGCATTATGATATTTTAGACCATAATGCTTTCAAACTCCTTCTTGAAAAACGATTCGGTACCTATGATAAAATTTTTAAAGAGGAGTTTTATAAGTTATAA
- a CDS encoding pyruvate flavodoxin/ferredoxin oxidoreductase codes for MNTETKKLALRSGNQMTAEGAIKAGCKFFAGYPITPASGIYKGLIDLLPLNNGIAISSPDEISALAYCVGASMRGVKAMTATSGPGWALMIETVQYALITETPVVISVVQRLGPCTGGATQGAQGDILITEFATSGGYTIPVIYPSTAKECYEMTIEAFNWAEKYRTPVVLLSDKEIGMTTESVDYSKLKISATVHRHLISENDADFNNWKMYGFDSPEMIAKFAPVGSKVKVTATGSAHNTKGSLKKNDPETLAVLKHLEEKIQAYRDEMVLVKEDHEEGSDNLLISFGITARTMKDSVKKIRKQGKKISSLTIFSMFPVPDKAILKAAEGCKNIFIAEENFSGQYRMIIEPLLKNYNVLGINKLGAMITPDEITERIMNL; via the coding sequence ATGAACACAGAAACTAAAAAGCTTGCCCTTCGCAGCGGAAATCAAATGACAGCGGAAGGAGCAATAAAAGCAGGTTGTAAGTTCTTTGCCGGTTATCCAATTACGCCTGCTTCCGGAATTTATAAAGGATTAATTGATCTTCTGCCTCTTAATAATGGAATAGCAATCAGCTCACCTGATGAGATCTCTGCGCTTGCCTACTGTGTAGGCGCTTCAATGCGGGGAGTTAAAGCAATGACAGCAACATCCGGCCCGGGCTGGGCTTTAATGATAGAAACTGTACAGTATGCTTTGATAACTGAAACACCCGTTGTTATCAGCGTAGTGCAGAGGCTCGGACCATGCACCGGCGGAGCTACCCAGGGAGCGCAGGGTGATATACTGATCACAGAATTTGCGACAAGCGGCGGCTATACTATCCCGGTAATTTATCCTTCTACTGCCAAAGAATGTTATGAGATGACCATAGAAGCGTTCAACTGGGCTGAAAAATACCGTACACCGGTTGTGCTGCTTAGCGATAAAGAGATAGGTATGACAACCGAAAGCGTAGATTACAGTAAGCTTAAAATTTCTGCGACTGTTCACAGGCATTTGATCTCTGAAAACGATGCGGATTTTAATAACTGGAAAATGTATGGATTTGACTCTCCTGAGATGATAGCCAAATTTGCACCGGTTGGGTCAAAAGTAAAAGTAACAGCAACGGGCTCAGCCCATAACACCAAAGGCAGCCTGAAAAAAAATGACCCCGAAACTCTTGCTGTTCTTAAACATCTTGAAGAAAAGATACAGGCTTACCGTGATGAAATGGTTCTGGTAAAAGAGGATCACGAAGAAGGCTCAGATAACCTTTTAATAAGCTTTGGAATAACAGCCAGGACAATGAAAGATTCTGTGAAAAAAATAAGGAAACAGGGCAAAAAAATATCTTCGCTTACTATATTCAGCATGTTCCCTGTACCCGATAAAGCAATACTCAAAGCAGCCGAAGGCTGCAAAAATATTTTTATAGCTGAAGAGAATTTTTCAGGTCAGTACAGAATGATAATTGAGCCCTTGCTGAAAAATTATAATGTATTGGGTATTAATAAGCTTGGTGCTATGATAACTCCTGATGAAATTACAGAAAGGATCATGAATTTATGA